The Halomonas sp. HAL1 genome segment CGAGCTACGCGGCAGTGTAAAGGGACGCACGGCAGTATGGATTGGTGATGGTAATAACATGTGCCACTCCTGGATCAATGCGGCCCGTCAGTTCGGTTTTCATTTGCGCATATGCTGCCCGAAAGGCTACGAGCCACGCGCCGACATCATGGCGGCCGCTGGTGACCAGATAACATTGCTGCATGACCCGCAAGCAGCGGTCAAAGACGCCGACCTGATCACCACCGATGTCTGGGCCTCCATGGGCCAAGAAGAAGAACAGGCCAAACGTGAGGCGGATTTCGCTGGCTTCCAGGTAACCGAAGCGATGCTTGATCAGGCGAATCAAGAGGTGCTGTTCCTGCACTGCCTGCCAGCACACCGCGGAGAAGAGATCAGCCAGACGCTGCTTGATGACCCCCGCGCCGTTGTTTGGCAGGAAGCCGGTAACCGCCTACATGCACAAAAAGCGCTGATCGAGTTCTTACTGCTGGGCAGGGTTGCTGAGTAATTTTTACCGAAGACGAAAAAAAGCCTCGTTTAATCAACGAGGCTTTTTTCTATAATCCTGATAAATATTCTCAGGATTATATTTAATTTTGGTGGAGCCTAGCGGGATCGAACCGCTGACCTCAACACTGCCAGTGTTGCGCTCTCCCAGCTGAGCTAAGGCCCCACATGCTGCTCTTTTCGACAGCGAGGCGGATACTACGATGAACATTTACCTCGGTCAAGTTTTTGAACCACCAGCGTTGACTAATTCTCCTTTGTCGCCAGCTGTGGCACTCTATATGTCGTTAGCAAGATATGTAGTCAGCAATATAAAGTAGCGTACAAGGCCAACGCCTGAGCCCACGATGTTTCCATGCAGGAGCCTATCCATTGATCAGTGTACTTATCGCCGATGATCATCATTTAGTAAGAACCAGCATTGCGCACCTGCTAAACGAAGAGTGTGACATTAAAATTGTGGGCGAGGTCGACGACGGTGAAAATGCAGTGACACAGTGTCGCCATTTGAAGCCCGACATTGTGCTAATGGATATTCGCATGCCGGGCATCGGCGGGCTGGAAGCGACACGCCGCATTCACCGCACAATGGAGGACGTCAAGGTATTGATCTTGACCGCGCACATGGAAGACAGCGTACTGCGTCGCATGCTGGAAGCTGGTGCCTCAGGATTTTTAAGCAAAGGCGCAGACGCAATAGAGATGACCGACGCCATACGCCAAGTATTTCATGGTCGGCGTTATGTCAGTCAGGAAATTGCGCAACGCTTAGCCCTTTCACACTTTACCAATGAGGATAATCCGTTTAGCCACCTCTCCCACCGTGAGCTACAGATTGCCCTGATGATTGTTAACTGCCAACGCGTACAAGACATCTCAGATCGCCTGCACTTAAGCCCTAAAACAGTAAATACCTATCGCTATCGACTGTTTGATAAACTACAGATTGCTACTGACGTTGAGCTCACTCATTTAGCGCTCCGCCACGGGTTAGTCGAGGGGTTTGACGCCGCCCAGATATAACTCAATTTTCCCTGCTGTTATCGGGTACCGACACGCTGATATGACCTTTGATGCAAAACAGTTTCTAAGCTCGGTAAGTACCTCTCCTGGTGTTTATCGCATGCTTGATGAACAAAGCAACACGCTCTATGTGGGCAAAGCAAAGCGCTTAAAAGCGCGCCTTGCCAGCTATTTCCGTGGCCAGCTGAATACCAAAACCCAGGCCATGGTCGGACGCATCGCCGACGTTCAGGTCACCGTGACGCGGACTGAAACTGAAGCCCTGTTGCTCGAACAGACGCTGATTAAGCAACTGCGTCCGCCCTACAACATTTTGTTGCGCGATGATAAGTCCTACCCCTTTGTCTTTGTCACCGACCGTCACCCTTACCCGGCACTTGAGTATAAACGCGCTCGTCAACGTAGCGACGATGGTCGCTATTTAGGCCCTTACCCCAGCAGTGGTGCGGTACGGGAAAGCCTAGCGCTGATGCAAAAAATATTTCATATCCGGAACTGCGAAGACAGCGTGTTTGCGCACCGTTCGCGCCCCTGCTTGCAGTATCAAATTCAGCGCTGTAGCGCTCCTTGCGTCGACTATATTTCCGCCGAGGATTACCAGCGCGACGTTGAACATGCGGTGATGTGCTTGGAAGGCAAAAGCGAAAATGTCACCCAAGAATTGATGGAGGCAATGGAAGCGGCCAGCCAAGCGCTGAACTTCGAGGAAGCCGCTCGCCTACGCGATCAAGTACAGCAGCTGCGACAGCTTCAGCAGCGTCAGTTCGTCGATACAGGCGGTGGTGATGCGGATATTTTTGCCCTGGCACAGCGACCCGGTGCGCTAGGTGTTTCAGTGTTAAGTGTGCGCGACGGACGCCTGCTGGGGGCTCGCCATCACACGCCTAAAAACGATCTAGATTTACCGCTAGAGACACTGCTCACTGAAGTGGTTAGCCAATATTATTTTGGCCAACCGCATAACGTTCCTAGCGAAGTCATTACCAGCCACCCACTCGACGATAGTGAGCTGATTGCCGAAGCGTTGACGCAGCAGGCGGGTAAGCGCATCCGCGTCACCAGCCAAGTCCGCGGCCACCGCGCCCAGTGGCAACAGCTTGCGATCACCAACGCTGAGCAACAGCTAGCATCGCAGCTTGCCAATCAAACGCAGCTTACTCAGCGCTTTACCGCACTACAGAAAGCACTCGGCTTGGAAGAAACGCCTCAACGCCTGGAGTGTTTTGATATCAGTCACAGCCATGGGGAAGCGACGGTTGCTTCTTGCGTGGTGTTTGACCATCAAGGTCCACGTAAAAGCGATTACCGCCATTTCCGCATTGAAGGCGTGTCCGCGGGTGATGACTACGCCGCCATGCAGCAAGCGCTCACACGGCGCCTTAAACGGGTGAAAAGTGGGGAAGCGGTGGCCCCCGACATATTGATCGTTGACGGTGGTAAAGGGCAGCTCAACATGGCACGTGAGGTATTTAAAACGCTTGAGATCACCAATATCATTCTATTGGGCGTCGCCAAAGGCACCACGCGTAAGGCGGGGCTTGAAAGCCTGTTTTTGGAAACAGCGGACAATCCGCTTGATTTGGATCCGGCCTCACCGGCCCTGCATTTAATCCAACACATTCGCGATGAGTCACACCGTTTTGCCATTGCCGGCCACCGCGCCCAGCGCGATAAAGCGAGACGCACCTCGACACTTCAGGATATTCCAGGCATCGGCCCCAAGCGCAGGCGTGAGCTGCTGCGCTTCTTTGGCGGTCTGCAGGGCGTACAAAAGGCTAGCCGCGATGAACTCGCCCGCGTTCCAGGTATTAATGCCTCGCTAGCCGAGAGCATTTACCGGGCGCTCAATGGATAAACCGCCTCTTGGCATAGATGCTATCGGCCAAGGGGGATAGAATAAGCGCCAGACACTTCGAATCCTCTGATTTTCCGGCAAGGATCGCACCCTGCGATGAATATACCCAACATACTGACACTGGCGAGAATCGCCTTTATTCCGCTGCTAGTGGTGCTGTTTTATCTGCCCTTCAGTTGGAGCATGCCTTTAGCGGCAGGCCTATTTGCATTAGCGTCCGTCACCGACTGGCTGGATGGCTATTTAGCGCGGCGCTGGAATCAGTCAACGCCATTTGGCGCTTTTCTAGATCCGGTGGCCGACAAACTTATGGTCGTCGTGGCCCTGGCGCTATTAATAGAGCGCTATGACACTCTGGTACTCACGCTCCCAGCACTGGTGATTATTGGTCGTGAAATTGTCATTTCGGCGCTGCGTGAATGGATGGCCGAAATGGGCAAGCGTGGCATGGTGGCCGTGTCCTGGGTGGGCAAATTGAAAACAACACTACAAATGGTGTCACTGCTAATCTTGCTGGCGCTTCCACCAGCGCACGAATTTGCACTGTTAGGGATTATGGTGCTCTATGCCGCTGCCATTCTCACGTTATGGTCCATGATTCAGTACTTGAAAGCCGCCTGGCCACATCTTAGCCGCTCAATGTAAGCTGCTGATAAGTAAATAATGAACACGCGCCAATTCATTGATTGACAAGCTGGCGGTGATCCGTATAATTCGCCCTCGAGTCGAGCGGGAATAGCTCAGTGGTAGAGCATCGCCTTGCCAAGGCGAGGGTCGGGAGTTCGAATCTCCTTTCCCGCTCCAAAGCGAAATTGAAGACGAGGTCGTAAGCTGGAACGCCAGCCCGGTCGAATCTACTTTCTCGCTTCAACGACTTTTGAGGCTGGATGGCAGAGTGGTTATGCAGCGGACTGCAACTCCGTGTACGCCGGTTCGATTCCGACTCCAGCCTCCATCTTTGTGTAGTAGTGATGTGTGTAGTAGTGATGTTTTAAAGACCTCTTTTTAAAACAGCATTACGATGTTTTGCCCGGATGGCGAAATCGGTAGACGCAAGAGACTTAAAATCTCTCGGGGGCAACCCCGTGCCGGTTCAAGTCCGGCTCCGGGCACCATTTCTTAGTTTCATTTTTTATCCCTCCTAGCAACACTTTCTCCCCTTTCTGATATCCCTTTTTTTGCAATCGCTGGCCTTTTTTTCCACGCCGCACCTTGTAAGCATTTATCAACGCCTAAATATCGCTAAACGCGTATCACCACGCTATGATGCCTGCCTTCTGTCAATGAGCACGAAGCGAAACTAGCGACAGTCACGGTTTACAAGATCTTAAGCATGATGAAGGAGCGGGCACTATGAGCACGCCAATATCCGATGTACTTATCATTGGCGGTGGCGTCGCAGGGCTAACCCTTGCTCTTGAAATGGCTGATCATCAAACAGTCACCTTAATTCGCCCCGCTCAAGACGACCAAGGCGCCAGCCGCTGGGCACAAGGTGGTATTGCCGCCGTTCTCTCGCCCGATGACGATCTCGAAGCACATATTAACGACACCTTGATCGCAGGCGATGGGTTATGTGATGTCGAGGCGGTTCGCTTTACTGTCACCCACGGCCCTGCTGCTATTCAATGGCTGATTGATAAAGGCGTTCCTTTTACGCCAGAGACCGACCCCGCCGCACGCTACCCCTATCACCTAACCCGCGAAGGCGGCCACAATGCCCGGCGTATTATCCACGCGGATGATGCCACCGGCCGCGCCGTGGTGGATACATTGTTAAACAACGTGGCGCAGCACCCCAACATTACCCAGCGCAACGATCTCACCGTGGTGGGATTACTGCAGGATGAACAGGGCGCCTGCCGCGGCGCCTATGGCTGCGATGCTAACCTGCAGTGGCACTCGCTCATTGCGCGTCATACTGTATTAGCGACCGGCGGGGCCAGTGGTCTTTACCGTCACACCACCACGCCAGCTCCTAGCAGCGGCGAAGGCATGATGATGGCTGCCGAACTAGGCGCTTGCTTGATGAACCTTGAGTTTCAGCAGTTTCACCCGACCTGCCTCTTTGATCCGGAAGGCCCGGCGTTCTTAATTAGCGAAGCGGTTCGCGGTGAAGGCGGCCATTTGCTCAATGAAAATGGGCAGCGCTTTATGCTGGCGCTGGATCAACGCGCAGAGCTCGCCCCCCGCGATGTAGTGGCTCGTGCTATTGACGCCGAAATACAGCGCGGCACGCGGGGCCATGTATGGCTGGATATTCGCCATTTAGGCAAGCAGACAATTCACCTCCATTTCCCCACCATTCTGGCCCATTGCGCCTCGCGCGGCATTGATATTACCCAGCAAGCTATTCCGGTAGTACCTGCGGCACACTATAGCTGCGGCGGTGTCGCAACCAACCTGCAAGGCGCCACTCATGTCATGAACCTATATGCCATTGGCGAAACGGCCTGCACGGGCCTACATGGTGCCAACCGGATGGCCAGCAATTCATTGCTAGAATGCCTAGTGTTTGCACGCAGTTGTGCTCGTGCTCTACTGGCCCAAGATGACCTCACACCCGTAGAGAAATTTCAGCCCCCTGCCTTACCGGCAACAGCCACTTTACCCACAGTAATGCTTAGCGATATCCGCCAACGCATGCGGGCCATCATGAGCCAGCATGTCTCCATTGTGCGTAACGCGACAGGGCTAAATACGGCTCAAAAGCAGCTGAAGGTACTGTTAAATTCGCTGGAAGAAGTAGAAAGCGCATTAGCAGCCCCGGAAGGTAAACGCTTACATCAAGCCCTGCAGTTAGCACGCCTAACGGTACTTGCGGCTCAACAGCGGCATGAGTCGCGTGGCTTGCACTACACCACGGATTGGCCACAGCAGCAGACGATAGCCGCTGCTTCGACACTGACTTTGCAAGATTTAGAAAAAAGGCGCTAGATCACGGCACTATTGGCCGGGCCGATGAAATAACTTGCGTACTTCGCGCAATTGCTCAGAAGGAGCGCTATCAGGCCATAACCAAACCCGCTGCTTACCAACATAAAGCCCTATTAACCAGGGCCCTAAATAGTCGCAGCGCACTTGATACTCCTTATTGTTAAGCTCGTTCAGCGGCTGGTCGTTCTCAGCAGGCCGCTGCTCGCACGGCAACCAGCGGCCATAAAACAGCGAGCCTGTTGATATCAAAGAGAGCACTCCTGTCGGTTGACGCTGATAACCACGCCACACAAGAGCACCCCCAACCACGGCTACAGCCACTACCGCTGGTTTGCCCCCAACCCAGTAGCTAAGCCCCGCTATTCCAATCAACAGACAGCACTGC includes the following:
- the argF gene encoding ornithine carbamoyltransferase, which codes for MATRHFLTLLDLTPDELDYLIQRAITIKTNLKAQGPVYTPLPNRTLAMIFEKSSTRTRVSFETGMAQFGGHALFLSPRDTQLGRGEPIEDTARVLSEMVDAVMIRTFSHAGLEAYASASSVPVINALSDDYHPCQLLADVMTWTELRGSVKGRTAVWIGDGNNMCHSWINAARQFGFHLRICCPKGYEPRADIMAAAGDQITLLHDPQAAVKDADLITTDVWASMGQEEEQAKREADFAGFQVTEAMLDQANQEVLFLHCLPAHRGEEISQTLLDDPRAVVWQEAGNRLHAQKALIEFLLLGRVAE
- the uvrY gene encoding UvrY/SirA/GacA family response regulator transcription factor translates to MISVLIADDHHLVRTSIAHLLNEECDIKIVGEVDDGENAVTQCRHLKPDIVLMDIRMPGIGGLEATRRIHRTMEDVKVLILTAHMEDSVLRRMLEAGASGFLSKGADAIEMTDAIRQVFHGRRYVSQEIAQRLALSHFTNEDNPFSHLSHRELQIALMIVNCQRVQDISDRLHLSPKTVNTYRYRLFDKLQIATDVELTHLALRHGLVEGFDAAQI
- the uvrC gene encoding excinuclease ABC subunit UvrC; the protein is MTFDAKQFLSSVSTSPGVYRMLDEQSNTLYVGKAKRLKARLASYFRGQLNTKTQAMVGRIADVQVTVTRTETEALLLEQTLIKQLRPPYNILLRDDKSYPFVFVTDRHPYPALEYKRARQRSDDGRYLGPYPSSGAVRESLALMQKIFHIRNCEDSVFAHRSRPCLQYQIQRCSAPCVDYISAEDYQRDVEHAVMCLEGKSENVTQELMEAMEAASQALNFEEAARLRDQVQQLRQLQQRQFVDTGGGDADIFALAQRPGALGVSVLSVRDGRLLGARHHTPKNDLDLPLETLLTEVVSQYYFGQPHNVPSEVITSHPLDDSELIAEALTQQAGKRIRVTSQVRGHRAQWQQLAITNAEQQLASQLANQTQLTQRFTALQKALGLEETPQRLECFDISHSHGEATVASCVVFDHQGPRKSDYRHFRIEGVSAGDDYAAMQQALTRRLKRVKSGEAVAPDILIVDGGKGQLNMAREVFKTLEITNIILLGVAKGTTRKAGLESLFLETADNPLDLDPASPALHLIQHIRDESHRFAIAGHRAQRDKARRTSTLQDIPGIGPKRRRELLRFFGGLQGVQKASRDELARVPGINASLAESIYRALNG
- the pgsA gene encoding CDP-diacylglycerol--glycerol-3-phosphate 3-phosphatidyltransferase, with the protein product MNIPNILTLARIAFIPLLVVLFYLPFSWSMPLAAGLFALASVTDWLDGYLARRWNQSTPFGAFLDPVADKLMVVVALALLIERYDTLVLTLPALVIIGREIVISALREWMAEMGKRGMVAVSWVGKLKTTLQMVSLLILLALPPAHEFALLGIMVLYAAAILTLWSMIQYLKAAWPHLSRSM
- the nadB gene encoding L-aspartate oxidase, with the protein product MSTPISDVLIIGGGVAGLTLALEMADHQTVTLIRPAQDDQGASRWAQGGIAAVLSPDDDLEAHINDTLIAGDGLCDVEAVRFTVTHGPAAIQWLIDKGVPFTPETDPAARYPYHLTREGGHNARRIIHADDATGRAVVDTLLNNVAQHPNITQRNDLTVVGLLQDEQGACRGAYGCDANLQWHSLIARHTVLATGGASGLYRHTTTPAPSSGEGMMMAAELGACLMNLEFQQFHPTCLFDPEGPAFLISEAVRGEGGHLLNENGQRFMLALDQRAELAPRDVVARAIDAEIQRGTRGHVWLDIRHLGKQTIHLHFPTILAHCASRGIDITQQAIPVVPAAHYSCGGVATNLQGATHVMNLYAIGETACTGLHGANRMASNSLLECLVFARSCARALLAQDDLTPVEKFQPPALPATATLPTVMLSDIRQRMRAIMSQHVSIVRNATGLNTAQKQLKVLLNSLEEVESALAAPEGKRLHQALQLARLTVLAAQQRHESRGLHYTTDWPQQQTIAAASTLTLQDLEKRR